The Sinorhizobium fredii genome contains the following window.
ACCAGAGCGTGGAGGACAGCAGATGTAGCAAGACCGCCCTTCATCTCCGGGGATCACTTTTCCTGTTCTTGAAGCGTTACGAGCCCGAGATTCTTGAAGCCGGCCGCCGAGATGCGCGCCATGACCTTCATCACCGTGCCGTAGTCGGCATTGGTGTCGCCGCGCACATAGATGCGCTCGTTGTAGCCGGTCGTGGCGATCGCCTCGAGCTTCGGAACGACTTCGTCGATGCCGATCGGCGTCTCCTGCAGGAAGATCTCGCCGGCCGGATTGACCGAGACGGTGATCGGCTGGGTGTCGGCATTCATCGCCTTCGCCTGCGTTTCCGGCAGGTCGATCGGCACGCCCACCGTCATCATCGGTGCCGCCACCATGAAGATGATCAACAGCACGAGCATGACGTCGACGAGCGGCGTCACGTTGATTTCGCTGATCGTGCCGCCCTTGCCTCTGCGCCGACGGCGTCCGCCGCCCGAGCCCTTGGCTCCGCCTACTGCCATACCCATCAGCGTCGTCTCCGTGCCCGAAGGTCGTTATTGCGCGGCCTGGCGCGAAGGTTGCAGCTTCTCGTCGATCTGCCGCGACAGGATGGCGGAGAACTCGTCGGCGAAGGCCTCCATGCGGGCGGTCAGCTTGCCGGCGTCGGCAGTGAACTTGTTATAGGCGATGACGGCGGGAATAGCGGCGAGCAGGCCGATGGCTGTCGCCAGCAGCGCCTCGGCGATACCCGGCGCAACGACGGCGAGGTTGGTCGACTTCGAGCCGGCGATCGCCTGGAACGAGGTCATGATACCGACGACGGTGCCGAAGAGGCCGATGAACGGAGCCGCCGAACCGATCGTCGCGAGCGAACCGAGCCGCGCCTCGAGCGTTTCGGATTCGCGGGCGAGCGTCACATCCATGGCGCGGTCGATGCGCATCTGCAGGCCGATCGGCGAGCGGGCGCCGCGTTCGAAGCTCTTCTTCCACTCGCGCATCGCCGAGACGAAGATCGCGCCCATGCCGGTCGTCTGACGATCGGAGAGCGTACGATAGAGCTCCTCGAGCGACTGGCCGGACCAGAAGACCTGCTCGAAATTGTCCAGCTGGCGGCGAACGCGCCCGTAGTTCAGCGACTTGTCGACGACGATCGCCCAGGTCCAGACCGAAGCTGCAATCAGCCCCAGCATGACCAGCTTGACCACCAAGCCTGCTTGCATGAACAGCGACCAGAGGGTCACATCGCTCGTCGCGGCCAATCCAACCTGTTCCATCGATCTCAGTCCCCGAATCCAAACACCCGGCAGAGCAACGCATGCTCATGACCGGGTCGCCCAAACGTCCTGCTGCAAAATGCCCCGGCATCGCTGCCATTCGCGGCGATTGCGATATACTCGCTTCAGCTTGCCTTCTTGCCGTCAATTTTGGTCAAAGGATGACGTGCACTGCACAAATCCTGATACACAGATAAAGACACTATTATCGTTAAGGGAGTGTTACCGAAGCGATGCTTGCCGGCGGCACGGCAAGGAACTTCGCCGGCTCTTGCACGTTTCGGAGCCGAACCGGAATCGGTTTGGGATCACCCATGGCCGCTCGAAACGAACCGCTCTCCGAATACAACCGGCGCCGCGACTTCACCAAGACACGCGAGCCCAAGGGCAAGGTCGCGCGGACCAGCGGTGACCGGAAGCGCTTCCTGGTCCAGAAGCACGACGCCACACGCCTGCACTACGACTTTCGCCTCGAATGGGAGGGCGTGCTGAAGAGCTGGGCGGTCACGCGCGGCCCCAGTCTCAACCCGGGAGACAAGCGCCTTGCCGTGCGCACCGAGGATCACCCCCTCGCCTATGGAGACTTCGAGGGCACGATACCGGAAGGAGAATATGGCGGCGGCACGGTGATGCTCTGGGACACAGGCTGGTGGGAGCCGGAAGACGACCCGACGAAGGCTCTGAGGAGGGGCAAGCTTTCCTTCAAATTGCACGGCAGCCGGATGAAAGGTGGCTGGGCGCTCGTGCGCATGCGGAAGCGCGACGGCGACAAGCGGGAAAACTGGCTGCTCGTCAAGGAAACCGACGAGATCGCCTCTGAGGACGGCGAGAGCCTGATCCAGGAGAATCTTACTAGCGTGGTCACCGGCCGCACAATGGACGAGATCGCTCGAGGCAAGGGCGAGAAACGGGCGCGCGTCTGGCATTCCAACAGGAGCACCGCCGCCAACCTAAAGGCAGGCGCGATTGCCGATAAGGACGAAGCTCTCAAGCACTGAAGCCGGCTGGTGGCGGAGGTGG
Protein-coding sequences here:
- the tolR gene encoding protein TolR produces the protein MGMAVGGAKGSGGGRRRRRGKGGTISEINVTPLVDVMLVLLIIFMVAAPMMTVGVPIDLPETQAKAMNADTQPITVSVNPAGEIFLQETPIGIDEVVPKLEAIATTGYNERIYVRGDTNADYGTVMKVMARISAAGFKNLGLVTLQEQEK
- the tolQ gene encoding protein TolQ, with protein sequence MEQVGLAATSDVTLWSLFMQAGLVVKLVMLGLIAASVWTWAIVVDKSLNYGRVRRQLDNFEQVFWSGQSLEELYRTLSDRQTTGMGAIFVSAMREWKKSFERGARSPIGLQMRIDRAMDVTLARESETLEARLGSLATIGSAAPFIGLFGTVVGIMTSFQAIAGSKSTNLAVVAPGIAEALLATAIGLLAAIPAVIAYNKFTADAGKLTARMEAFADEFSAILSRQIDEKLQPSRQAAQ